One part of the Agarivorans sp. Alg241-V36 genome encodes these proteins:
- a CDS encoding GGDEF domain-containing protein produces MESFRWTSDFETGISVVDDQHRHLIDLINQIGELLTDSHSPQQAAVESLSQELNNYVKEHFREEELLMAKHKVDPHHCQAHVKAHREFLSEVAKLRQFNYDNKQSKIKHLLDYLIQWLAYHILGIDQVLTKQLHYIEGGDSPASAYSKIEQPNDLATEPLITALRGLFHQVSVRNNELLELNQNLEQKVQERTIALQKTNQHLQSLAHTDVLTGLPNRRHAMIQLMELWKQSLENDSPLACMMIDADHFKQINDRNGHDAGDAVLMLLARALRESVRNDDVVARLGGDEFLLVCPNTNEEGALNLGHNIRERIANMQLNNQRYRVTVSVGIASRSQEMQHHEAIMKAADKAVYQAKAEGKNCVRTFADVSKQQAS; encoded by the coding sequence ATGGAATCATTTCGTTGGACATCAGATTTTGAAACTGGGATTTCTGTTGTTGACGATCAGCATCGCCACTTAATTGATTTAATTAATCAAATTGGTGAGCTGCTCACCGACAGCCATAGTCCTCAACAAGCTGCTGTCGAATCACTAAGCCAAGAGCTAAATAACTACGTTAAAGAGCACTTTCGTGAAGAAGAGTTGCTTATGGCAAAACACAAGGTTGACCCTCACCATTGCCAAGCTCATGTTAAAGCGCATCGAGAGTTTTTAAGCGAAGTGGCTAAACTTCGGCAATTTAATTACGACAACAAACAAAGCAAAATTAAACACTTATTGGATTATCTGATTCAATGGTTGGCCTATCATATTCTGGGCATCGATCAGGTACTAACAAAACAGCTGCATTATATAGAAGGCGGCGACAGCCCAGCCTCTGCTTATAGCAAAATTGAGCAACCTAATGACTTAGCCACCGAGCCATTAATTACCGCTTTGCGCGGCCTGTTTCATCAGGTTAGTGTGCGTAATAACGAATTGCTCGAGCTAAATCAAAACCTCGAACAAAAAGTGCAAGAGCGCACCATAGCGCTTCAAAAAACCAATCAACATTTGCAATCTTTGGCACATACCGACGTGCTCACCGGCCTGCCTAATCGCCGACATGCAATGATTCAACTGATGGAGCTTTGGAAGCAATCACTTGAGAACGACAGCCCATTAGCCTGCATGATGATTGATGCCGATCACTTTAAACAAATTAACGACCGCAATGGCCATGACGCGGGAGACGCGGTATTAATGCTACTCGCACGGGCCTTGCGAGAATCGGTGCGCAACGACGATGTAGTCGCCCGCCTAGGCGGTGATGAATTTTTGCTTGTTTGTCCTAATACCAACGAAGAAGGGGCATTAAATCTTGGCCACAACATTCGTGAACGCATAGCCAATATGCAACTCAATAATCAGCGCTATCGCGTTACCGTGAGTGTAGGTATCGCCAGTCGCAGCCAAGAAATGCAGCATCACGAAGCTATTATGAAAGCGGCCGATAAAGCCGTTTATCAAGCGAAAGCAGAGGGCAAAAACTGCGTTCGCACCTTTGCCGACGTTTCTAAGCAACAAGCCAGTTAA